Below is a window of Shewanella khirikhana DNA.
ATACAACACAGGAAGGTGGATATGGGTAAATCACTGATGCGAAAAGGTACGCTGGGAATGCTGGGCGCCTTGGTCACTCTGGGCTTGTTTGTCTTTATGGCCTATCTGGTGAAACAGCCGCCGGCGGAATATCAGCAGCCGACACCGACACCTGCACTCCAGGTCACCATGCCGGACAGAGTAGATCCCAGGCCAGATAGGCAGCGCACGCCACCACCGATCCCTGAGCCAATCAAGCCCATAGCTATCGCCACTGGCGGCGGCGATCCAAACGGCACATTAATCGAGACACCCACCATTGAGCTGCCACCTGTGCAACCGACAGGTCAGGATTTTGGCAACAACAACTTTGACGCAGTGCCAGTGGTACAAATCCAGCCCAACTATCCCATCAGCGCCGCCCAAAACGGCAAAGAAGGCTTTGTGGTGTTGGGCTTCGATATTGCCGCCGATGGCAGCACCACCAATATCCGGGTGCTGGATGCCAACCCCAAACGCACCTTCGATGCCGCCGCCCGCGACGCGGTTAAGCGCTGGAAGTACAAACCCAGGATGGTCGATGGCAAACCGGTTG
It encodes the following:
- a CDS encoding energy transducer TonB; protein product: MGKSLMRKGTLGMLGALVTLGLFVFMAYLVKQPPAEYQQPTPTPALQVTMPDRVDPRPDRQRTPPPIPEPIKPIAIATGGGDPNGTLIETPTIELPPVQPTGQDFGNNNFDAVPVVQIQPNYPISAAQNGKEGFVVLGFDIAADGSTTNIRVLDANPKRTFDAAARDAVKRWKYKPRMVDGKPVAVSNQQIRLDFSLDQRI